In Helianthus annuus cultivar XRQ/B chromosome 8, HanXRQr2.0-SUNRISE, whole genome shotgun sequence, a single genomic region encodes these proteins:
- the LOC110872834 gene encoding uncharacterized protein LOC110872834 isoform X2, protein MLRLARLSSRYYAGGASNIRSYAAAAAAKKSTLMSSISLFMDNGYMSLNMPAVEKRESDDGNTTCVVLNIPGLKREDFATATARVEDDYLLLQVRKYEPRLLFYNAFVVLPPDSSSTIISTEMQDGLLKVTLPKLKHYKPSILQRFYWILDQRLLASLPNVAMSCFARPFMVYKYCSRYSDSFTIYKKATAGSLHMRITPGIHNMDCDVPGGGVCVSLNMPDVKIEDVKSFFRHDTLFIQGKTKTAYYATGIRLLEGNSLGGIIKTEMQDGIYKATIGFVGYQLPLWRRLVIKLCHRLSSRFSSSCN, encoded by the exons atGCTACGGCTCGCAAGATTATCTAGTCGGTACTACGCCGGAGGAGCTTCTAACATCCGAAGttatgctgctgctgctgctgcaa AAAAGAGCACCTTGATGTCGTCAATATCATTGTTTATGGATAACGGCTACATGAGTTTGAATATGCCTGCGGTGGAGAAGAGGGAGAGTGACGATGGCAACACCACCTGTGTCGTCCTTAATATTCCTGGACTCAAGAGGGAGGATTTTGCCACGGCCACAGCACGCGTCGAAGATGACTATTTGCTCTTGCAAGTCAGAAAGTATGAACCTAGACTACTCTTCTACAACGCCTTCGTTGTCTTGCCCCCCGACTCTTCTTCTACTATCATCAGCACGGAGATGCAGGACGGCTTGCTTAAGGTCACCCTGCCCAAGCTCAAACACTACAAGCCTAGTATCCTCCAACGTTTCTATTGGATATTGGACCAACGTCTCCTCGCTAGCCTTCCCAATG TTGCTATGTCGTGCTTTGCTCGCCCATTTATGGTCTACAAATATTGCTCACGGTACTCTGATTCATTCACAATCTATAAGAAGGCCACTGCTGGAAGCCTACACATGCGCATAACGCCTGGAATCCATAACATGGACTGTGATGTCCCCGGAGGAGGCGTATGCGTATCCTTAAACATGCCTGACGTCAAGATAGAGGACGTCAAGTCCTTTTTTAGACACGACACTTTGTTCATCCAAGGGAAAACAAAGACCGCTTACTATGCCACAGGCATACGCTTACTAGAGGGCAACTCCCTCGGGGGTATCATCAAGACTGAGATGCAAGATGGAATCTATAAGGCCACTATTGGCTTTGTAGGCTATCAGCTTCCTCTTTGGAGAAGACTCGTAATCAAATTATGTCATCGATTGAGTTCTAGATTTTCATCTTCATGTAACTAA
- the LOC110872834 gene encoding uncharacterized protein LOC110872834 isoform X1, which yields MLRLARLSSRYYAGGASNIRSYAAAAAAKEKSTLMSSISLFMDNGYMSLNMPAVEKRESDDGNTTCVVLNIPGLKREDFATATARVEDDYLLLQVRKYEPRLLFYNAFVVLPPDSSSTIISTEMQDGLLKVTLPKLKHYKPSILQRFYWILDQRLLASLPNVAMSCFARPFMVYKYCSRYSDSFTIYKKATAGSLHMRITPGIHNMDCDVPGGGVCVSLNMPDVKIEDVKSFFRHDTLFIQGKTKTAYYATGIRLLEGNSLGGIIKTEMQDGIYKATIGFVGYQLPLWRRLVIKLCHRLSSRFSSSCN from the exons atGCTACGGCTCGCAAGATTATCTAGTCGGTACTACGCCGGAGGAGCTTCTAACATCCGAAGttatgctgctgctgctgctgcaa AAGAAAAGAGCACCTTGATGTCGTCAATATCATTGTTTATGGATAACGGCTACATGAGTTTGAATATGCCTGCGGTGGAGAAGAGGGAGAGTGACGATGGCAACACCACCTGTGTCGTCCTTAATATTCCTGGACTCAAGAGGGAGGATTTTGCCACGGCCACAGCACGCGTCGAAGATGACTATTTGCTCTTGCAAGTCAGAAAGTATGAACCTAGACTACTCTTCTACAACGCCTTCGTTGTCTTGCCCCCCGACTCTTCTTCTACTATCATCAGCACGGAGATGCAGGACGGCTTGCTTAAGGTCACCCTGCCCAAGCTCAAACACTACAAGCCTAGTATCCTCCAACGTTTCTATTGGATATTGGACCAACGTCTCCTCGCTAGCCTTCCCAATG TTGCTATGTCGTGCTTTGCTCGCCCATTTATGGTCTACAAATATTGCTCACGGTACTCTGATTCATTCACAATCTATAAGAAGGCCACTGCTGGAAGCCTACACATGCGCATAACGCCTGGAATCCATAACATGGACTGTGATGTCCCCGGAGGAGGCGTATGCGTATCCTTAAACATGCCTGACGTCAAGATAGAGGACGTCAAGTCCTTTTTTAGACACGACACTTTGTTCATCCAAGGGAAAACAAAGACCGCTTACTATGCCACAGGCATACGCTTACTAGAGGGCAACTCCCTCGGGGGTATCATCAAGACTGAGATGCAAGATGGAATCTATAAGGCCACTATTGGCTTTGTAGGCTATCAGCTTCCTCTTTGGAGAAGACTCGTAATCAAATTATGTCATCGATTGAGTTCTAGATTTTCATCTTCATGTAACTAA